The window TTCCCACTTGCTTGTTCATTCCACCAATTACTGTATGTCCGAATCCTCCCCATCCCACTAGTAAACCCACGCTCATAAAGGTCATTCCTGCTGCTCGCCTAGACCCTTTTCCCCCTGAACCTCTGACAAGGCTCAAACTTCGACTCTTGTGAGACTCTTCACTCCGTTCCCTGTTGGTAACCCTCCCATTTCCCCCTTGTTGGTGGATCAATCCTAGCCCCTCTTGACCATGGGTAGGCAAACCATCAAATCTGTCTTCAGCCTCTGAGTGAAACTCGCccgaagcagaattcgACGAAAGGGCGGCGTTGCCGCCACTACTAGCATAGCCGTTATTTTCTCCTTGGGAATGATCTAGACCCCCTCGGTGAAGCGAGCGTCCACGATGATCCCCTGACATATTCAGCCCCATCTTTTTTGGACTTCCTCTCGCTGTGCTTGCAGACCTTCCAGACATGTCAGAGTGGAAACTATGCAACATGCGATCATCATTATCACCTTCACGCTCTGTCTCTGCTAGGAAAGAATTAAAGGTACTTCGTCTGCTGAGTTTCCGCTTGCGAGATAAAGAACGAGCCTTTGCACGTTCGGCTGCTCGGGCAACGTCCAAAGCGGCTTCGTAAATGGCAGCATACGAACCATCAACAGACGGCGTAGTGACAGAGATATCGGGGGGTAAGAAATATGAAGAGGTTGATTGATAGACACCCTTCCTCGGCCTTGATCGACTGACTGGAGCAGGGTTTAAAGAGGACGTCACCGCATTTCCAGCGGTCGAATGAGTCCTGCCCAAAGGCGCGGTGGGTGGAAAGTTTGAAAAGGCCTGGCGAGGTGAGTCGGATAAAGTAGCATAGCCATAGGCTGGGTTCGGGATTGATACTGCCTGATTTCTGCGGTAATAAAAGTACTGGCTCAAAAGTGTTACGTCTATTATACAAAAGTAGCCCGCAAGGAAAGTCTGCCGACGTCCAGATGAGTGGTGATAGGCATTTTAGCGACCGCGAGGAACCTACCTGAAATGGAAGCTGGTGCGTAAGAATACAGCCGATAAGGTTGGTGATATCTCCTATCTCTATAGTTAGTGGAATGAAATGAGTTTTGCCAAGGAAGACATGCCAAAGAGCCAGTTGACTAGAAATGGAAGAGCTAAGCCTTCACAAGACTGTAATGATAGATTCGTCAAAACTTGTCTGTATGTTGCAAAGTCAGGTTAGGATGCAGTAACATATTGAAAAACATGACGAAAGGTACGCTATGTGACATCTGCTGTTGTTGTGGGTTGAAGATGAACTTACGGCAATTGGGCGCACAGCCAGCATGCTATACTGGTGTATCCGAGTATATTTGCTATAAAAACCTTCGTGGACTGAGAAAGGTCGAAGAGGGGATGAAGAGTCATGGCTTGTGAAAGGGAGCATCAATGGCCGGGGGACGGGGAGGGCATGGGGAGGGCTCTTAGAGGAAGTGTATGGTGATAATGCAGCGGCAAATGTCGAATGAAGTATCAAGATAAGAGGATTGGCGGATTGGCG is drawn from Cryptococcus gattii WM276 chromosome A, complete sequence and contains these coding sequences:
- a CDS encoding vacuolar membrane protein, putative (Similar to TIGR gene model, INSD accession AAW41714.1), producing the protein MTLHPLFDLSQSTKVFIANILGYTSIACWLCAQLPQVLTNLSLQSCEGLALPFLVNWLFGDITNLIGCILTHQLPFQTFLAGYFCIIDVTLLSQYFYYRRNQAVSIPNPAYGYATLSDSPRQAFSNFPPTAPLGRTHSTAGNAVTSSLNPAPVSRSRPRKGVYQSTSSYFLPPDISVTTPSVDGSYAAIYEAALDVARAAERAKARSLSRKRKLSRRSTFNSFLAETEREGDNDDRMLHSFHSDMSGRSASTARGSPKKMGLNMSGDHRGRSLHRGGLDHSQGENNGYASSGGNAALSSNSASGEFHSEAEDRFDGLPTHGQEGLGLIHQQGGNGRVTNRERSEESHKSRSLSLVRGSGGKGSRRAAGMTFMSVGLLVGWGGFGHTVIGGMNKQVGRSTGIVLNQATTWPTIRHPHILSSSPTMSSNTPFFLEFSATDLDFQSHEDYPRPPEDPQSYQRIIGRISAWSCTTLYLTSRMPQIWKNFQRKSVEGLSILLFLFAFCGNVTYVFSILLNPSGVSDPSESSHYLLEALPYLLGSGGTLIFDLTIMIQSLIYGSAPPLPQPPTPLDRSSRRRLLPTRKRTRHMEDGWGSVLQSQSLERGERAPLLSESLSALPSHGAAHRKQGTKRERSMSPTVHKRARSVAGESLLEL